The Photobacterium sp. CCB-ST2H9 DNA segment TATTATTTTTCTGTTGTTTGAAACGCTGGCCGGAAAAATGATCAAGGAGCCGAATGAACGTGGTGTTGTTGTCCAGGGCGCATTTCGGGCGAACACCGGCATTATTGGGCTGGCTTATGTTGCCAATGCTTACGGTGATGCCGGTATCGCTGTGGGAGCACTCTATGTTGCTGTGATCACTGTGCTGTACAATATTATGGCCGTGATCACGCTCAGTCGCTCCAGCGCAGCCTCCGCTTCCCTTGATCATCGTTACGTCCTCAAAGCGATTCTGAAGAACCCCTTGATCATCGGCATTTGCAGTGCCCTGCCATTTACTGTCCTTGAAATCCGGCTCCCTGAAGTTCTGATGCAATCGGGCCGATACTTTGCCGACATGACCTTACCACTGGCATTGCTCTGTACCGGAGCCAGCCTGGATCTGCGTCAGCTGAAACAGGAATCATCCCATGCCAATCTTTCATCGATCGCACGCTTGATCATCGCTCCGGGATTGATCACGCTTGCCGGCTATATATACGGTTTTCGCGGCAACGAATTAGGGATCATTTTTCTGATGAGTGCCGCGCCAACAGCGGCTGCAAGCTATGTCATGGCAAGAGCAATGGGCGCAAATGCCAATCTAGCCGCAAATATCATTGCCATGACGACAGTAGGCTCGATGTTCACCTGCAGTCTGGGGCTGACTCTTTTAAAGACACTGAATATCATCTGAGCATCCAGCGCCACAAATACAATTGATAATCACTCTCAATTAATATTAAATGAGGATAGTTCTTATTTATAAGTAGAGAGTGCCCATGGTATCCCAGATAAAATCTTTGCAGCTCCGGGAAACAAGACAACGCTGGCGATTGACCAACAAGCGGTTTCTTTTTCCGGTTTTTCTGTTTGCGATGCTGGTCAGCCCAGCAACCAGAGAAATGACCGTCACCGTTCTTGCGGATGCTTTCTGGCAAGTAGCTGCGTATGTCGCCGCAACATTGACCGTTTATCATGCAGTCTCAGCCAGAATGAGCTACAACACCAAGATCAGCGCGTATCTTCAGAGAAGCCAGCGATTTCAGGTCATCTTTGCGGCCGTCATGGGCGCCTTACCCGGCTGCGGCGGAGCAATTATCGTCATGACCCAGTTTGTCCGGGGCCGACTCAGCTTTGGTTCTGTCGTGGCGGTACTGACCGCGACCATGGGTGATGCTGCTTTTCTGTTATTGGCAGCCAAGCCGCTCACCGGATTATTCACCGTTGGCGTCGGACTAACCGTCGGAATGA contains these protein-coding regions:
- a CDS encoding AEC family transporter, with the protein product MGEFLTQFSFSFTVTGPIFLMLALGIALKHWGIINEAFIQSGSKLVFTVTLPTLLFLNLINTDIHRLGNGSLYLFAALANVIIFLLFETLAGKMIKEPNERGVVVQGAFRANTGIIGLAYVANAYGDAGIAVGALYVAVITVLYNIMAVITLSRSSAASASLDHRYVLKAILKNPLIIGICSALPFTVLEIRLPEVLMQSGRYFADMTLPLALLCTGASLDLRQLKQESSHANLSSIARLIIAPGLITLAGYIYGFRGNELGIIFLMSAAPTAAASYVMARAMGANANLAANIIAMTTVGSMFTCSLGLTLLKTLNII